A single window of Deinococcus sp. KSM4-11 DNA harbors:
- the trxA gene encoding thioredoxin codes for MKPVELTDSTFTSEISEGLTLVDFWAPWCGPCRIIAPVIEEIAGQYEGRVKVGKLNVDDNPVTQGQFRVMSIPTLILFKDGQPVEGVVGAQPKRAFEALLDKYATPAPAAAVTESVSAN; via the coding sequence ATGAAGCCTGTGGAACTCACCGACAGCACCTTTACCAGCGAAATCAGCGAGGGCCTGACCCTGGTGGACTTCTGGGCCCCCTGGTGCGGACCGTGCCGCATCATCGCGCCCGTGATCGAAGAAATCGCCGGGCAGTACGAGGGCCGCGTCAAGGTCGGCAAACTGAATGTCGACGACAATCCCGTCACGCAGGGCCAGTTCCGCGTGATGAGCATCCCGACCCTGATCCTCTTCAAGGACGGCCAGCCGGTCGAGGGCGTGGTGGGCGCCCAGCCCAAGCGCGCCTTCGAAGCCCTGCTCGACAAGTACGCCACGCCGGCTCCCGCCGCCGCGGTCACCGAGAGCGTCAGCGCGAACTGA